In Deinococcus sedimenti, a single genomic region encodes these proteins:
- a CDS encoding DUF4388 domain-containing protein: protein MVRGDLAVFPFLSVMQMFLTSGRAGRLSVDHIRGGQLWLERGEITHAEAGRLRGEHALQFMASLDAGVFTFEVDQPPPNRTMSLRRDPALRRLLEDNAGWETLLRTFPDWNKRLRFTAKWTEAQPVTRTQYRILNLISDSGNIRTLLERTAAPPRLVLETLKPFLLAELIEIN from the coding sequence ATGGTACGCGGAGATCTGGCGGTTTTTCCCTTCCTGTCCGTCATGCAGATGTTCCTCACGAGCGGACGCGCGGGGCGGCTGAGCGTGGACCACATCCGCGGCGGTCAGCTGTGGCTGGAACGTGGGGAGATCACGCACGCCGAGGCGGGTCGCCTGCGCGGTGAGCACGCCCTGCAGTTCATGGCCAGCCTGGACGCCGGCGTGTTCACCTTCGAGGTCGATCAGCCGCCCCCCAACCGCACCATGAGCCTGCGCCGCGACCCGGCCCTGCGCCGCCTGCTGGAAGACAACGCCGGCTGGGAGACGCTGCTGCGGACCTTCCCCGACTGGAACAAACGCCTGCGTTTCACCGCCAAGTGGACAGAGGCTCAGCCCGTCACGCGCACCCAGTACCGCATCCTGAACCTGATCTCCGACAGTGGGAACATCCGCACCCTGCTGGAACGCACCGCCGCGCCGCCCCGACTGGTCCTGGAGACCCTGAAGCCGTTCCTGCTGGCCGAACTCATCGAGATCAACTGA